From the genome of Oxyura jamaicensis isolate SHBP4307 breed ruddy duck chromosome 2, BPBGC_Ojam_1.0, whole genome shotgun sequence, one region includes:
- the GJD4 gene encoding gap junction delta-4 protein: MEHWDSLGFLIVTLNYNVTIVGKIWLMLIILLRMAVVVLAGYPLYQDEQERFICNTLQPGCSNVCYDLFSPISHFRFWLIQTVSILLPYAAFSIYVLHKVATYIVRMHCLVYRCRGNKDSSSHKDVKKLCRSALVNRLDCDAENLSILSFSGAYTVHLFFRTLIEAAFAAAQYYLFGFFVPDRFSCYHSPCTSTVDCYISRPTEKSIMMVFIWGVTSLSFLLSLADLVCALQRMTARTQKNKMLANLHAEDEGVVNLPPVQHGSPKSPPQNQDHRASNGSQTSDGSHSLLSEEEEETVLHPEGVSQQTASTSLNSNSNKPRMSGDLDVTQDNIEEPLCAGDQQGSTCQQVIPGLQQGFIKDTTLTLRPQIKSHLGVSSSVVQSKLLGYYTSAELKNPDAQSNYSSTSCLRSKKSEWV, translated from the exons ATGGAGCACTGGGACTCGCTGGGATTTTTGATTGTCACTCTCAACTATAATGTGACAATTGTAG GAAAGATCTGGCTAATGTTGATAATTCTGCTACGAATGGCAGTGGTCGTGTTAGCAGGCTATCCACTCTACCAAGATGAGCAGGAGCGCTTCATCTGCAATACCCTGCAACCTGGATGCTCCAACGTTTGCTATGACTTGTTCTCTCCCATATCTCACTTCAGATTCTGGCTCATTCAGACTGTGTCTATCCTGCTACCTTATGCTGCATTCAGCATTTATGTCTTGCACAAGGTAGCTACGTACATTGTAAGAATGCACTGTTTGGTGTACAGATGCAGAGGCAATAAGGATTCATCCAGTCACAAAGATGTGAAGAAACTTTGTAGAAGTGCTCTAGTCAATAGGTTAGATTGCGATGCAGAGAACCTAAGCATCCTCAGTTTTTCTGGAGCATACACTGTTCATCTCTTTTTTAGGACATTAATTGAGGCTGCCTTTGCAGCTGCTCAATATTACctttttggattttttgttcCTGATCGCTTTTCCTGCTACCATTCACCTTGTACAAGCACAGTTGATTGTTATATCTCCCGGCCCACTGAGAAGTCCATCATGATGGTGTTCATCTGGGGTGTCACCAGTTTGTCCTTTCTGCTCAGCCTTGCTGACCTTGTCTGTGCTCTCCAGAGAATGACAGCAAGAACCCAAAAGAATAAGATGCTGGCAAACCTCCATGCAGAGGATGAGGGCGTTGTAAATCTTCCCCCAGTACAGCATGGCAGCCCAAAATCCCCACCTCAAAATCAAGACCATCGAGCATCAAATGGCAGCCAGACCAGTGATGGCTCCCACTCACTTCTctctgaagaggaagaggagactGTTCTTCATCCTGAAGGGGTCTCTCAGCAAACTGCCAGCACTAGCCttaacagcaacagcaacaagcCCCGTATGTCAGGAGATCTTGATGTTACGCAAGATAATATTGAAGAACCATTGTGTGCTGGTGACCAACAAGGAAGTACATGCCAGCAGGTGATACCCGGGCTCCAGCAAGGTTTCATTAAAGATACTACCCTGACTTTGAGACCTCAGATCAAGTCTCACCTTGGAGTTTCCTCCTCTGTAGTTCAGAGCAAGCTTTTAGGATACTACACTTCAGCTGAGCTAAAGAATCCTGATGCACAATCAAATTATAGTAGTACTAGTTGCTTGAGATCAAAAAAGTCAGAATGGGTATAA